Genomic segment of Arachis stenosperma cultivar V10309 chromosome 4, arast.V10309.gnm1.PFL2, whole genome shotgun sequence:
AAGAGGATCAGCGGTCTCATCTATGAGGAGACACGTGGCGTCCTCAAGATCTTCTTGGAGAACGTCATTCGCGATGCCGTTACCTACACCGAGCACGCTCGCCGCAAAACCGTTACTGCCATGGATGTCGTTTATGCCCTCAAGAGGCAGGGAAGGACTCTCTACGGTTTCGGTGGTTGATTCAATTTAGGGTTTAGTATTTCCTCGTGCTTGTAAATGTTTCATGGATTAGTGAGCTCGATGAAGTTTAGTGTTGGATCTAGAGGAAATGGAAatgattgttttttttttttttggttttggaATCTTGATGTTATGTATTCTATATGAAATGTTAAGCTGAAGGAGTTAGTAATTCTGCTCTGTGTTGgtgcttttaattttttattttactttatatttactGTTAGTTCGTTCATATTTAGTTGATTTTGTTATGAAATTTATCTCGTTTTTAAGTTCAACGAGTGAATTTGTTTCATTTACTTGAATTTTGAGAAATTCGGATGACAATTAACAAGGTTGGTAGAACACTATAACCTGAAAGTTTATGATTGGGAATTTGCGTAAGTTCCCTGCTAAATTGAaacaatttttgtgattgttaatCGTTAACTAGTTATTAATGATGATTTGATTTGATGGTGTTAGATTGGtgttaaattttattcaatagTTCACTTTCTTCTCTTAGTTATATGCTAgacaaaattcaataaaattactGGTTTTCTAGACTTTTCTAATTGAAAAAGCATATATGAAAATGTTCAATAGCAAGAATTTGGCTTAGAAGCTTCATTCGGATAGAATAATGAGGAAATCATAAATGATGCTcgtaaaatttaaatcaaactAATACTTTGCAGTGGCTGAGAGGAATCACTATAAGATTTGACTGTTGAAAATTTCAAACAATTTTTAACTACTAAAGATGTAAAtttcttgaattatttttattttgacaaCGGTGTTTGGAAGATAATTCAATAATTTTGTATGTAGTTTTGTTGAAATATTGAGTAATTTTGTGGAACGAATTTAATTTTCGTATCCAATTTGACTAAATTTCTAGTGTGGTATTTAAGATTTATGATTTTCAGTTTTCATTATATTGAATGAAATGTTGGAATTCTTAAATAGGATTTTTTGACTTTAGCTTTTAAATAAGGCAATAACTTTAGCTTTTAAATAAGGTAAAATTAGAGTTGTTTTGAAAAATGAAAGGAGATATAATGATTTACGtatcatataaattttttttcttttcttgtttttgacTTATTTAAGTATTTAAACAAAATGATCTTATTTAATTATGTGTCCGCAAATCAAGTCTAAGCCAATTCAGCATTTAATTCGCTGATTTAATATTAGAAGGGTCCAAAAACCAACATGATGCCTGCAACTGAATTTCGAGAATCATtataagtaattttaaatttgagagactaatatgataaaaattgtGAATTTAAAGAACCAAGTCTATCAAACTTGGTTAATAGCTTTCAAGAACAAAAATGATTGGAAGTTACGACATATGCACAGGCGTGTGATTTAAAACAAAATGGATCAAACTATATTTAGCTAGCTAGTTTTCTTTTACCAAGGTATTAGTTTGATTCGAACTGTGACCAAGGGTCCTTACAATAATGCATAACATAGAATATAGTAACATATCAGCTGCATTTACTCAACAAATGAAGTGTGAACTGATACTAGTATTATTGAAGAAATTTCATACTTGCATTTTCTTACGATTTTCCACTCAGTGTGATTGACAATAGGATGGTATCAGAAGTAGAGCAATTATCAAGCAGGGAATATAATTCCTCAATGTTCTTGGGAGCTTCAATGTAAGGCATGTCCAACTCTTTAGACTGTTTTCCACCATCTATTTTGGCATGCAAAGAATCCTTCTTATCTTTCTTTGTACCAGCATCCACGACTTCTAaagttctttctttgctttcttcATCTTCCAGATCTATTATAAtgttatcatcatcatcattcgaTCTTCTTGTTGCACAAATCATAATTGAAAATGAGATAacattttcttattcttttaattttcttctcATTCTATTGTTTTTCCTACCTCAATTTCACTTATAATTTgtaattattttcttaatttttgtccCCAATTATCTTATTCCAAGATCAAACTCATTAGGTGGTTCGCGATTGCAGAAAGAAGAGCAAAAGAACAACTGGTGGTAACTAAGAAGAAACAATTAATCAAACCAATTATCAGGAACTAGGAGgaaagattgaaaaaaaaaggtttGTGTATTACTGTGGTGAAGAGTATAGGACACATAATATAACTtatttatagataaaaataattaaggtaataaatacataatattttattattaataagaATATCAAGCTAATTAATATACAAATACTCGGAAAGATACTCTAACATCCCTTAATACTTAAGTGGGAactaaggtagcgtttggttACTGAGACATAGACACTGAGACATAGACACAGTGGTACACGGTGACACATGTCTGCTGTTTGGTTTGGTGAGACACAGATTTTCAAAGGACACGGGAGGACACGGATGGACACGGAGATACTAAATTTGTGTACCTCCAATTTGGTGAGACACTGAGACACAACTTGTGAGACACtaattttttactcttttaccCTTATTGAGTTTTGTCTTCTTATCttcccaaattttttttttctttctcttttagattctacaactaaatttacttttctatttttttcaaaaaaaaatttgtagatttaattttttttatttatttaaattttgattaattgatAAATTCTGaactttaattttctatttttttcaagaacaattatatatttaatatttaaataataatttaagatggtattagaagaaataaaaaattattagaagaaataaaaatttaatggtGATGACATGCATTGTTTGGGATAATAGGTGTATTGTAATTGTGGTAAAA
This window contains:
- the LOC130973439 gene encoding histone H4, with the protein product MSGRGKGGKGLGKGGAKRHRKVLRDNIQGITKPAIRRLARRGGVKRISGLIYEETRGVLKIFLENVIRDAVTYTEHARRKTVTAMDVVYALKRQGRTLYGFGG